The Opisthocomus hoazin isolate bOpiHoa1 chromosome 18, bOpiHoa1.hap1, whole genome shotgun sequence region GCACAAGGCTGAACCTCAGCTGCACGATACCCATCTGGAACACGAGGCACGTGCTCCCCCGAGGCACGGCACGCTAGCGAGACACAGCCCTTCCAGAGCCAGCCTTGCCCTCGCTCCAACATTCAATTCAACgggggaaggtttccttcccggGGCAGACAGCCGtcagtcaagggacctgctcatcAGGTAACTGCTGCTGCTACAGTTCTGCTCGGCAGGGACAGCTCCTGCTGCTACTGTCTAGTGTCACATCTGCTGTTGAAAAGATGTTTTATGACGCCCGGGTTTGCCAAGGTGGAGATGTCCCCCAGATCTTGGTCATTTTTGGCAATCTTCCTTAATATCCGTCTGGTAATCTTTCCTGTAACGACAGCCATGAAAGGAAAGCAGGAGTCAGGATCTCTTCAGCGTCCTCAGCAGGACTGGGGAGTGCCCAGACCTGTGGCACCCTGCTTGCCCTGATGCTGCTCCCCCCTGAATTTGAGTGACCCTGGACAAGCAATTTAGGGCCCATTTCTTTCCACTGGCAGCAACTACCCCGTCCTCCCCAGCACTGTCACTGGGCCCCCCCTTACCTGAGCGGGTTTTGGGCAGGCTTGGGGCATACTGGATGTAATCAGGTGTCGCTATCGGTCCAATTTTTTCTCTgactgtaaaaaaaagaaaagattttcacTGTAGGTACTAGGAGATACCCCACACATCCTCTTCAGGCAGGAGGACCAAGTTTAGACAGGCGGAGCCCAGCTCCTGGGGAACCTGGCAGGgcagtgctctgctgctgcacccaCCCGAGCctcggggctgtgggagggggcaGCGAGGCCTGCCATGCCAAGGGGGCTGGGAGCACGTCTTCCCAACGGCAAGAGCGCTCATCGTCTCATTCTCTCAACCTTCAAGAGACCTCTAACAGCTACACCAACCACTATTCCTGTTTTGGTAGAGCAAGGACTGGTTCACTGTTGGGTTCCTACAGAGAAGAAACTGCCATGGGTCTGTATCATGTATTAAATGCTGCAGTCTGTCACAGCAATGAAACAGCTCCCTTGAGACCGAGCACAAACGCCCAGAGCAACCGAAGGCTCCTTGCAGCAGGTCAAAATCTGGCAGGGAGAGCCATGCCCACACAGGAGGGCACTGCCACAAACCAAAGCTTGCTGGGTTCTCCAGTCCTTCTCGCAGCTGCCAACTCCCAGAGGTAGAGGTGGCATCACATGAGCAGCCAAAGGCCAAGAGAACTAATTTTAGTCTTCGCCAGCCACGCCTTCTGATCAGAGGGGGCACCTTGTCCCAGTTGTCCACGCTGCATTCCCCAAACTCCACCCTCGTTCAAGCACCCAGGCCCTTAACCCCTCCGTCACCTGCCCAGCActgtcctccctctctgccacgtaacCTCCCAAATATTTGGCTGTTGCTACCTTGTTTTTTCAGCTCATCCGTCAGGTTCTTGGTGCACTCGTGGCCATCTTTCACGGTCACAAAGCAGTAGAGGCACTCGCCTTTCACAGGGTGCGGGTGGCTGACCACCGCGGCCTCCGAGATGGCAGCGTGCTCAAGCAAGGCTGACTCCACCTCTGCGGTGCTCAGCAGGTGGCCTGGAAGCAAGGAGAAGCCGTGCTTTACAGACCAGCCCGGGGCTGGGCGCCCGCAGCCTCCCAGCAGTTGGGAGGAAGAGGTCTGCAGGCGTGAAAGGCCCTAAACCACAGGTTTGAGAGCATCGATTTCATTTGCTTGAGAACAgacagcagctggagagagaAGCCCGTTTCAGCAGCGCGGGGGCTGGGCCCAGCATCGCTCACCTGCAGAGTGAGGCCACCTCCcctggctgctctccctcccACCTTTAGGCTTCTTTCTTTAACAGAGCATGAACTGTTCACAGCCATGGGATTTAATGAAGcacaggctgagcaggagctggaCTTGGCAAGAGGAGACCTGCCCACAGGGTCAgctggaaggggcagaggaggaagaggctgGACCCGCAGAGCCCAGGAGCTGGCCCGGCCATGCACTGCTCCAGCTCATGGCCGTGGGGAGATGAAACGATGCTCCACGTCTCGGGGCAGGCGCACACCACGCTCCTGTACCCGCGCTCTGACACGCCACCTCGGGACTGCTGTCACAGATAACCACGGGAAGGTGGTCAGCTCCCAGAACGGTCAGCTGGTGGAGGATCAAGCACTGCTGGGCAACGAAAGGATCTAGTCTGACCCAGAGGCAAGCAGAGCAGCATCTCACAGCCAGCACTAGGTACCTGTAGGCTACAGCCTCCAGGAAAGGAGGCAGGGAGCTATTCAATGTAGTAAGAAAGAAGCCGAGAAGGAGCCGAGTCTCAAAGACTCAGTAGAGCAAGGTGGGAGAATCTTCACCTCTGTAGACACCGCTCTGAACAGCCCCATCCAGCTTCGAGGGCAGCCCCACATGGAACAGCAGCTTGGATTAGGGACCACATGGTCCCACCCAACTGCTGCGATTCCCTGTGGCCCTAAACCCCTCAGCACAGAGGCACCTTGGCTGGTTAAGGACCTCCTCCAAGAGGTTGCAGAAGCCTCCTTCCCTCCAGTACCTCATCTCCAGAGGAATCGACGCAGGAAGTCACCAAGTGACAGACTGGTCTGTCTTGGAAATAATCCTGACCCAGCAATTAGATCCACTCTGAGCAGAGGCTGCTGGGCAGAGTCACGGGTGCAGAACCATCCCCCATAAAGCAAGGTGCCTCTCTCAGCCAGTGCCCGAAAGCACACCCCTCCCCACCGAAGGCAAAACTCCTTCTTACCAGAAACATTCAACATGTCATCAATGCGCCCTGTGATCCAGTAAtaaccatctttatctctccgGCAACCTAAAAATAGCCAGAAATGACAGCGTGAGGAAGCAGCGCCAGCCCTCGGGGCAACTGATAAAGGATTCTGAGGCCAGGATACGGCCAGATTTACATTGCTGTCCCCAAGGCCTCTGCAGCCACACACTGCCTGGACAACCTTACCGTCGCCTGTCACGTAGTACCCAGGGAACTTCTTGAAGTATGTGGTTTCAAATTGCTGGTGGTTTCCATACAGCGTGCGCATTATTCCTGGCCAGGGCTGCTTAAATACCTGATGGTGAAAAACGCAGACTTGAGTAAGTGAGGGCAAAAccagcagcccgggctctgccccaCGGCGACAGACGCGCGCAGTCTTTGCATGCGGTGACAGAGACGTCGGCGAGACAGCCACAAGTGATGACACTCGGACACTTGCTGCCCAGTGCTGATCGACTGAGAAAGTCTCGCCAGGCTTGGCATGGGAGAAGGGGCCTGGTTGAAAAGCTGTTCTCGTCCTCCTGCCTTGCCCACATGTGCAAGCGCATTCGCCCATCAGCTGAAGAGTTCGTTTACAGCATAAAGCTCCCTGTGAGTTATGGCAGTGACAGGAGTTCCTACCACCCAAGGGGGTCCCCTGTGTGGACCTAGAACAGGTGGAGATGTGTGTTTGCTACCAGGAAGGTCCCGGAGCTCACGGTGAACAGACAAGCAGAAGGTGGGGAAGATCAGCCCTTCCTTACCAGGTagccttctgcttctccttccagctCTTCCCCCGACTCGTTCAAGATGGCAGGGACCACACCGAAGAAGGGGAACGTCTGCCATGGGGACCAGAGAGCAAGGAGACACGGAGGTGAGCCCACGCATTAAAACCCCGTGAACCAGAGGGAGcgggcagcagagcaggggcagcTTTGGAGAGGCTGTGGCAGACAGGGCCAGGCCTGGGACTTTGGGTGGTGGCCACCTCCCCACACCGTCCCAGGCCACGCTGGCAGGCTGGTCACCACCAGGCCACGGCAGCGAccgtgccagctgctgctgcagccccggggagccctccctgcccctggggaggggagcagaaCTACTCACGGCAGAGCCTGGCTTCATGGGGGTGGCAGCAGGGAGGGGTGTCAGCATGTGGCCACCCTGCAAAGAGAGGCAAAAACGAGTGAGTTTGGGCCGTGCCAGCCCATCCGACAGCTGTTTGCACGGGCTCTGGTCCCACCACATCCCAGTCAGACCCAGGCTGCTCAGCGCAGCTGCAGAGACAGGACCTTGGGAAGAATACAGCAGGGGACAGGGAGCCCGTGTTTGGGCACAAAGCTTTGGAGCTGCTGGGggaaaaagaggggaaggagagcagggTCCAGAGCAGACCTTGGCAGGGACCCTGGGGGGAGGAAGGCCTCCCCTCGGAGCCTGTTTGAGGtccaggaaagaaagagaaggggaGTGAACTGGCAGGTCACATGGGAGTCTCCTGGGCAAGCAAAGCAACAAGTCCACATAAAACCAGAGAAACACTACGGCAAACCTGCCGAGACCCTGCGGGGAGCGCAAGGGAGAGAGGTCCCAGGGACACCCAGGCGAGGACTCACTGTCTCTGTCTGCCAGAACGTGTCCACAATAGGACACCTCTCTTCTCCAACCACACGGTAGTACCACAGCCAGGCTTCAGGGTTGATGGGCTCACCGACGGTCCCCAGCACCTTCAGAGAcctcctgctgtgcctgcagagaggagggggctggcaggggctcaGCAGGCCACGGACCTCAGCAGCTCTGAGCCTGCTgcacagcagagcctgcaggaacCCCTGGGCTACCCAGAGTGTACGTGGGGCTTCCAGGCATGGTTCTCAGCCCTCCTCCACGGGGGAAGAGAGGAGATCTCTGGTTTTGGTGCCTCCCACTGGGCTCCGCTCCTTCCCTTCCTCGGGCCAAGGAGCAGCACACGGAGGGGCTCTCTGCCCAGCACTCAGGAGCAGGGAGAACCTGCAATCTCTGAGCTTAGCTGCAGCTTACggtgaaagaggaggagctgctcAGAAGCACCATAAGGAAGTTCGTGCTGAGAGTGCAGAAACATGGCCTGCACGCTGCTGTGTAGAAGGCAGAAGATTCTGGTTTGTTCAGAAAATCTGCTGAGGAAGCTGCTGCTCAGAGAGGAAGCTGGGGCCCCTGGTCCCTCATCGGAAGCCTCTGGCTGTGCCAGGGCCAGGGGCCCCCCCCACACCACTGGAGGCCACTTTTGTCACTTTCTGACATGTTTTTCACCACCACCACGCTCACTTTTTGACAGGCTCCTCCCCGTGCTTCATCAGCAGCCGGatggctgtgggtgctgtgtAGAGCTTGGTCACCTTGTACTTGTCAACAATGCTCCACATTCGCCCGACGTCCGGGTAGGTGGGGACACCTTCAAACTGACCAGGAGACAGGGCAGTGACACAGCTGTTCCCTGCTGCTCCCGACCTGCAGCACCTTCCCAAGCAGGAGGAGCCAAGAGCAACAGGGAACAGCAGTTGGACCCTAGCATGTCCTCACAGGAATGCCAGGGGCACCACACAgtgaaaccagcccagcccagccacccctCTTAATGCTTCCTTAGGATGGATTTGGCATCACCCCACCCCAGGTGTCCTAGCAAACGCCCCCCAAACACCCTAGCAGCACGAGCACTTGGGTGGCTACCAGTGACACAGTCCCACCAGCCCAAATGGTACCGGGTGAGAGGTCGAAACACAGTGACAGAACCACAATCAGCAGTACCAAGAATCCCAAAAGGACTCCCCCAACGCGACAGGGGTTTTTCTGCTTGCGTTTCCCCAGGGAGTCTTGGGCACAGGCCTCTGGCTCCCTGATGTGTACACAAGTCACAGCTGTACACCACCAAGGGAGATACAGGCAGGGGAGTTAAACGCAGGTTGTCAAATCAGCATCAGCAGTGAAAACACCACTCCCTGCTCCTGATCCAGCTTTCGCGTTACCCCgcagcagccctggctccccTGGTACACAAGGCTCGTACTTCTAAGGGAAAGAAACAGGGGAGCATTTGAAAAATCAACCACCCACAAGCCACACACAAACTCTCCCCCCCATCTGCCACCGAGCAGTCACCCACGCCCTCCTCGGGGATCGCCATCGCTCCTCACAGAGCCCAGGGCACTGCATGCCAGGGAGAAGCACGCTCGTCACAGAGCGATGCAGGGATGCAGCTCGGCATCTCTACCTTCTTGGACTGGAagcacccagctgccccccagcactTACTAACACACTAGTTGCCCCATTTGCCAAGGGTCCGTAGGTGAGGTAGGAATGGCCCGTTATCCATCCAATGTCGGCCGTGCACCAGTAGACATCCTCAGGTTGGTAATCAAACACGTATTTAAACGAGGTGGCAGCAAAAAGCATGTATCCACCCACCGTATGCAGCACGCCCTACGAGGAGAAGGCACGCAGCCGTCAGGGCAAGCTCCCACCAGGGCCCTCGCCCTCCCAGGCCAAGCTGAGCATCACCAGCCCACTGAgcccgagcagcagcagccagcacagccccttTCCCAGGACCTCTgcggctcctcttcctcctggggCCTCCCAGTGTGAGCCTCCCCGGTCCCACAGCTGCGGTGTCACCGcggggcagcccagccccgcgggcTGTCAGCTGGGAAGCGAACCTTGGGTTTCCCGGTTGAGCCGCTTGTGTAGAGGATGAAGAGTTCGTCCTCCGAGTCGCACCACTCGGGCTCGCACTCCGTGCTGGCACTGCTCATCAGCTCGTGCCACCACATGTCCATGGCTGGGTTCCAGGGCGtctgaggaaaacaaaagattggAAATGGGCGCATCCAAAGCAAGGTGGGGGGACAACCAGCGCAGCCCCAACCTCGCCCCCACCGTGGGCCATCGAGGCGGATGTTCACAGCGCAGCTTCTGCCGCAGAGCTGTTCGCTGCAAACCATGCACCACAGCTGCAGCTCCCGCTCCAGAAGCTCCTTTTCTCAGCCCACAGCCACGAGGAAAACCTTTACACGCGGTCTGGCCGCAAGACCCGAAGCAGATTGTCCAGCCCGCTGGTAGCACCAACGAATCCTcctcggcagcagcagcggctctGCGCTCTCGCAGCAAacgggctcctcctgccctccgGGACTGCCTCGCGCTGCAGTCGCAGGGCAAAGCTGCAACCCTCGCTCGGCACAGCCACACACCCGCCGGTCCCGCACGCCTTGCGCGGACCCCTGCGGCAGCACGGCCCGACACCAGCGGGAACATGTCAGGCTCACACTGCTCGGCCCTGCAGACCCGAAAAAATCCGTTATCTGGGTTTTAAGGTAAATACCCTGACAGGCAGTGCCTGCTCTGGTGCCGAGCCACCCAGTTCTGGCTGCccgaaggagctgctggaggatgcCAGAGCTGTCACAGAGCTACCAGCGCCGGTGGCTGAGGGGCAGGGGTGACCCCGGGAGCTGTGCTGGCTGGCTGTCTCTCCGGGGTGGCACAGGTCGCTGCCAGACCGAACTGCACCTGACCTTCTCGCCTTTCCTCCCCAGCCTCAGCACAGACCTCCGCTTCGCACCTCTCCGTGACAGCGGGCACGCTGACCCAGAGCCTCGCAGCTCCCAGCCAGGGCCCACCTCCTCCTCGCAGAGCTGGACCTGCTGCGCAGCTCCCAGCCTGCACAGGGTCCCCACGGCTCCTGCAGCTGGGGCACGGAGAGCAGCCACAGGGTCACGCCGTGACTCCCTGCGGCCCTGAGGGTGTTCACGTGCCATCTGCAGGCACCGGGACCCACAGCCCAGCACGCAGCTCCTGCGCATGTGGGGCGGGGACACTGGCTGATTGGCAGCCTGGCATAACGAGGCCCCTCCGAAAGCTCTCGCAGATCCCCAGGGCTCTTGGCTTTACCAGGGGAAGCAGTTTCCACAAGTCTGTCCCAGCAAGGGACCACATCAACCAAGCCCAAGGCAGGCTCACACCAGCCCAACACTTTCTTTCACCCTTCCTTCAAGGATCCCTCCATTTCAGCATCCAGCTCCCGCTGCCCCGCGCAGGAGGTCAGACCCACAGCGCGGCACACGCTCCCCGAGGCCAggcctgcctctgcctgcctgctcgCGGGGTCCTGAGGCCGCAGCTCCTCGGACGGGGTGGGCAGAGTCTGTGTATCAGGTCAGGAGCTCCAGGTTTGCTGCCCGCAGCCGGGAAGCTGCAGGCAatccctgccagccccaccgcAAAGGGAACCGCATGGCGAGAGCTGCTTTGAAAAGGAAGAGACACGAACCGAACCGTCACCTGGCCGCTGGCAGCCCACGGCAGCGGttccgcctctccccccgccagCGCGCACTCAGGGCTTTCTACAGATGCAGATTTCtttccagcagcaaagctggCGGCACTGCATTCACCCCGACACCGCGGGCGGCTCTGGCCAAGCGGCGAGCGGTGTCTGTCGCTAACATGCAGCTGCTGGGGGCCTGGTTAGGAAGGCACGT contains the following coding sequences:
- the ACSS2 gene encoding acetyl-coenzyme A synthetase, cytoplasmic isoform X1, coding for MVQPEEQARLYRPRPELLPAAHVPSLPHYRRLYQRSVEEPHEFWGDVAKEFYWKSQHAGPFLRYNFDVTKGKIFVEWMKGATTNICYNLLDRNVNEKKLGDKIAFYWEGNEPGDSAKITYSELLHKVCQFANVLRSQGVKKGDRISIYMPMILELVVAMLACARVGALHSVVFAGFSSDSLCERILDCGCSLLITADAFYRGDKLIILKPIADEALQKCRDKGSPVRKCIVVKHLGREEVAVDGTCSKSPPLKRLCQDVQEKKTESSQRLHPKTPWNPAMDMWWHELMSSASTECEPEWCDSEDELFILYTSGSTGKPKGVLHTVGGYMLFAATSFKYVFDYQPEDVYWCTADIGWITGHSYLTYGPLANGATSVLFEGVPTYPDVGRMWSIVDKYKVTKLYTAPTAIRLLMKHGEEPVKKHSRRSLKVLGTVGEPINPEAWLWYYRVVGEERCPIVDTFWQTETGGHMLTPLPAATPMKPGSATFPFFGVVPAILNESGEELEGEAEGYLVFKQPWPGIMRTLYGNHQQFETTYFKKFPGYYVTGDGCRRDKDGYYWITGRIDDMLNVSGHLLSTAEVESALLEHAAISEAAVVSHPHPVKGECLYCFVTVKDGHECTKNLTDELKKQVREKIGPIATPDYIQYAPSLPKTRSGKITRRILRKIAKNDQDLGDISTLANPGVIKHLFNSRCDTRQ
- the ACSS2 gene encoding acetyl-coenzyme A synthetase, cytoplasmic isoform X2 — translated: MVQPEEQARLYRPRPELLPAAHVPSLPHYRRLYQRSVEEPHEFWGDVAKEFYWKSQHAGPFLRYNFDVTKGKIFVEWMKGATTNICYNLLDRNVNEKKLGDKIAFYWEGNEPGDSAKITYSELLHKVCQFANVLRSQGVKKGDRISIYMPMILELVVAMLACARVGALHSVVFAGFSSDSLCERILDCGCSLLITADAFYRGDKLIILKPIADEALQKCRDKGSPVRKCIVVKHLGREEVAVDGTCSKSPPLKRLCQDVQTPWNPAMDMWWHELMSSASTECEPEWCDSEDELFILYTSGSTGKPKGVLHTVGGYMLFAATSFKYVFDYQPEDVYWCTADIGWITGHSYLTYGPLANGATSVLFEGVPTYPDVGRMWSIVDKYKVTKLYTAPTAIRLLMKHGEEPVKKHSRRSLKVLGTVGEPINPEAWLWYYRVVGEERCPIVDTFWQTETGGHMLTPLPAATPMKPGSATFPFFGVVPAILNESGEELEGEAEGYLVFKQPWPGIMRTLYGNHQQFETTYFKKFPGYYVTGDGCRRDKDGYYWITGRIDDMLNVSGHLLSTAEVESALLEHAAISEAAVVSHPHPVKGECLYCFVTVKDGHECTKNLTDELKKQVREKIGPIATPDYIQYAPSLPKTRSGKITRRILRKIAKNDQDLGDISTLANPGVIKHLFNSRCDTRQ